The Natronoglycomyces albus genome has a segment encoding these proteins:
- a CDS encoding M20 family metallopeptidase: MKTTVEILKEMVAIPSVNPLLALEGEPDESHLANYIVSTLSAHGIKVWKQPVSEGRANVIAHVERAGNADDTLVLLSGHIDTYPAGSPHADFTPIVEGTTVYGRGSADAKGPLAAMVSALFTASQARSRREVYLAATIDEECLMSGVSELAALGIRPDIAITGEPTSLEPVGIQKGIVRGHMRLSHPSAHAAYPAQSSVFLSTAALIGAVAELNEHLASRTRHPLLGPATVSITTLSGNGGMNLVGDEVVVQFDARFLPGSTGEEFAAHIAQFVAERLNAATTFTMDTPSFISPANETDKANAAVHDFLATIGSVAGPRELGHFSYGSEAGILATFSKASLVFGPGDAKYSHGPTECIDTNELETAADILRAFVVRS; the protein is encoded by the coding sequence ATGAAAACTACTGTCGAGATCCTCAAAGAAATGGTGGCGATTCCCAGCGTCAACCCCCTGCTCGCGTTGGAGGGTGAACCCGACGAAAGCCACCTGGCCAACTACATTGTGTCCACTCTGTCCGCTCACGGAATCAAAGTGTGGAAACAGCCGGTGAGCGAAGGCCGAGCGAACGTCATCGCCCACGTGGAGAGAGCAGGCAACGCCGACGACACGCTCGTCCTGCTCTCGGGACACATAGACACCTACCCCGCTGGCAGCCCCCACGCCGACTTCACCCCCATTGTGGAAGGCACCACCGTTTACGGACGAGGAAGCGCCGATGCGAAGGGCCCTCTCGCCGCGATGGTCAGCGCGCTGTTCACCGCTTCGCAAGCTCGGTCGCGGCGTGAGGTGTACCTAGCGGCGACCATCGACGAAGAGTGTTTGATGAGTGGCGTCAGCGAACTAGCGGCCCTGGGAATTCGGCCCGACATCGCCATCACGGGCGAGCCGACCAGCCTTGAGCCGGTCGGCATTCAAAAGGGCATAGTCCGCGGTCACATGCGGCTGTCCCATCCGAGCGCACACGCTGCGTACCCGGCACAGAGCAGCGTGTTCCTGTCCACAGCCGCCCTAATCGGGGCCGTTGCCGAACTCAACGAGCACCTGGCTTCGCGTACCCGACATCCCCTATTGGGGCCAGCGACCGTCTCCATCACGACCTTGTCCGGCAACGGCGGCATGAACCTCGTGGGCGACGAAGTGGTCGTCCAATTCGACGCCCGTTTTCTCCCCGGCTCCACAGGCGAGGAGTTCGCAGCACATATCGCACAGTTCGTGGCAGAGCGGCTCAACGCAGCGACGACATTCACCATGGACACCCCTTCGTTCATCTCCCCGGCCAACGAGACCGATAAGGCGAACGCGGCCGTCCACGATTTCTTGGCGACCATCGGCTCAGTGGCCGGGCCCCGCGAGCTAGGGCACTTCTCCTACGGAAGCGAAGCGGGCATCCTCGCCACGTTCTCCAAGGCCAGCCTCGTTTTCGGGCCAGGGGACGCCAAGTACTCCCATGGCCCCACCGAGTGCATCGACACCAACGAACTCGAAACGGCAGCCGACATACTTCGTGCTTTCGTGGTGCGGTCATGA
- a CDS encoding response regulator transcription factor — translation MAQLLLIEDDDRVRSALLRSLSALNHQVASAPDAMTGLRAAVDNEPDLVILDLGLPDLDGREMLKMLRGVSSVPVIIATARDDENEIVQLLNSGADDYVVKPFTAHHLDARIQAVLRRAAPPQRAIAPEIRVGGLRIDPAGRVAHLHEQRLDLAPKEFDLLRYLATRPGEVITKKELLAEVWDAPWGGADKTVDVHIAWLRRKLGETAAKPKLIHTVRGVGIKLLAEGHPPEQST, via the coding sequence GTGGCCCAGCTTCTCCTGATCGAAGATGACGACCGTGTCCGCTCCGCGCTGCTGCGATCGCTGTCTGCCCTCAACCACCAGGTCGCCTCCGCCCCAGACGCCATGACCGGCCTGCGCGCCGCCGTCGACAATGAACCTGACCTGGTCATTCTCGACCTGGGGCTACCCGACCTCGACGGACGAGAAATGCTGAAAATGCTACGCGGGGTCTCCAGCGTTCCCGTCATCATCGCCACCGCCCGCGACGACGAAAACGAAATCGTGCAGCTGCTCAACAGCGGAGCCGACGACTACGTGGTCAAACCGTTCACCGCCCACCACCTGGACGCCCGCATCCAGGCCGTCTTGCGCCGCGCCGCACCGCCCCAACGCGCCATCGCCCCCGAAATACGCGTCGGAGGATTGCGCATCGACCCGGCCGGGCGCGTCGCCCACCTGCACGAACAGCGCCTCGACCTCGCGCCTAAAGAATTCGACCTGCTGCGCTACCTCGCCACACGGCCCGGCGAAGTCATCACCAAGAAGGAACTCCTCGCCGAAGTCTGGGACGCGCCCTGGGGCGGAGCGGACAAAACCGTCGACGTGCACATAGCCTGGCTGCGCCGCAAACTAGGCGAAACCGCCGCCAAACCAAAACTCATTCACACCGTGCGCGGCGTCGGCATTAAGCTCCTCGCCGAAGGCCACCCCCCGGAGCAAAGCACATGA